A DNA window from Akkermansiaceae bacterium contains the following coding sequences:
- a CDS encoding VOC family protein: protein MQKVPPFLSFDGCAEEAARFYVSLLPDSWIDRITHSPMETEEGTAGET from the coding sequence ATGCAAAAGGTCCCCCCGTTCCTCTCCTTCGACGGCTGTGCCGAAGAAGCCGCCCGGTTTTACGTTTCCCTGCTGCCAGATTCATGGATCGACCGGATCACGCATTCGCCGATGGAGACGGAGGAAGGGACAGCCGGCGAAACGTAA
- a CDS encoding c-type cytochrome, whose amino-acid sequence MSHFLRPARALAALSLLAAVPCPASSPIYNSEPGNPEPIPADEALRQIKLPEGFSATLFAAEPEIQNPIAAAWDHRGRLWVAENYTYAERQKRFDMELNDRLVVFEDKDNDGRAESRKVFTDQVKMLTSVETGLGGVWLMCPPQLLFIPDADGDAVPDGPPQVVLDGFDVAKDNYHNLANGLRWGPDGWLYGRCGHSCPAKPGIPGTPEKDRPQMKGGIWRYHPVRKTVEVLTTGAVNSWGHDWDRHGEGFFINTVIGHLWHIIPGADFKESGTAVSPHPDVYERMDMIADHYHFDTNGKWQDSRDGAANDFGGGHAHIGTMIYQGDGWPEKYRDRLFTLNMHGRRANVERLERTGSGYVGKHEPDVFFWGDPWFRGIEITQGPDGSAFVLDWSDTGECHDHTGVHRTSGRIYKIRHGRPEAPDLSDLGAITPDGAERLIRNPNVWYERQLRVRLMTQPPSPEVLDRLLKLAADPANSTVTRLRALWTSHAIGALKEDTMLGLLGEKDEHLRVWGIRFLTDAVPVDYMGMPRLPDSPQTLLSGTFEKFKELARTDSSGLVKLTLASALQRLGKEQRSELAVLLAADATYAEDAQMPFMIWYGILPLAGGFDPGVLEKIAAVTSSRKLARWTGRFLANPAPNPFRVRQLQNLLAAPIPAEVRPALVAGISEALDGVSKAEGPANWRDFSATVTDPGSQATIKRISLLYGDRQIAESLQATVRDAGAPMGERQAALDILIDAKIPGLRELCESVLATPKLNGNAIRGLALSGETEVAKLLAANFGKFEPVSQGHLIDVLTGRPDWAAVLLEEIAAGRIPKTALPAFSARRIVALKNESLTKKLNEVWGSLGSSAADKTKEIAALKKKLTPETLAAADLKNGRQLYAGICGACHTLYGEGGKIGPDLTGSGRSNLDYLLENIIDPSAVVSADHRITTVTLDDGRVISGTIGAKTDRTLTLKSPAGDTTLEISSITKQESTATSLMPEGLLTAFQPDQVRDLIAYLMHPRQVE is encoded by the coding sequence ATGAGCCATTTTCTCCGTCCCGCCCGCGCGCTTGCCGCCCTGTCCCTTCTGGCCGCCGTTCCTTGCCCGGCGTCGTCCCCTATTTATAACAGCGAGCCGGGCAACCCGGAACCGATCCCCGCTGATGAAGCCCTGCGGCAAATCAAGCTTCCGGAGGGCTTCAGCGCCACCTTGTTCGCGGCGGAGCCGGAGATCCAGAACCCCATCGCAGCGGCATGGGATCACCGGGGACGCCTGTGGGTGGCGGAGAACTACACCTACGCGGAGCGGCAGAAGCGCTTCGACATGGAATTGAACGACCGGTTGGTCGTTTTCGAGGACAAGGACAACGACGGCCGGGCGGAGTCGCGGAAGGTTTTCACGGACCAGGTGAAGATGCTGACCAGCGTGGAGACGGGCCTGGGCGGGGTGTGGCTCATGTGCCCGCCACAGCTTCTGTTCATTCCGGATGCGGATGGTGACGCGGTGCCGGACGGACCGCCCCAGGTGGTGCTGGACGGCTTTGACGTGGCGAAGGACAACTACCACAACCTCGCCAACGGCCTGCGCTGGGGGCCGGACGGCTGGCTCTATGGCCGCTGCGGGCACTCCTGCCCGGCGAAGCCCGGCATTCCGGGCACGCCGGAAAAGGACCGCCCGCAGATGAAGGGCGGGATCTGGAGGTATCACCCGGTGCGGAAGACCGTCGAGGTGCTGACCACCGGCGCGGTCAACTCCTGGGGCCACGACTGGGACCGGCATGGCGAGGGATTTTTCATCAACACCGTCATCGGCCACCTCTGGCACATCATCCCTGGGGCGGACTTCAAGGAAAGCGGCACCGCCGTCAGCCCGCATCCGGACGTTTACGAGCGGATGGACATGATCGCGGATCACTACCATTTCGACACGAACGGAAAATGGCAGGACTCCCGTGACGGCGCGGCCAATGATTTCGGCGGCGGGCACGCCCACATCGGCACCATGATCTACCAGGGTGACGGGTGGCCGGAGAAATACCGCGACCGGCTTTTCACCCTCAACATGCATGGCCGCCGGGCGAATGTGGAGCGGCTGGAACGCACCGGCTCCGGCTATGTCGGGAAGCACGAACCGGACGTGTTCTTCTGGGGGGATCCATGGTTCCGCGGGATTGAAATCACGCAGGGTCCCGACGGCTCCGCCTTTGTCCTCGACTGGAGCGACACCGGGGAATGCCATGACCACACCGGTGTCCACCGCACCAGCGGCCGCATTTACAAGATCCGCCACGGTCGGCCGGAGGCACCGGATCTTTCCGATCTCGGGGCGATCACGCCGGACGGCGCGGAACGCCTGATCCGGAACCCCAACGTCTGGTATGAGCGGCAACTGCGCGTCCGCCTGATGACGCAGCCCCCTTCCCCGGAGGTCCTGGACCGCCTTCTGAAACTGGCGGCGGACCCGGCCAACAGCACGGTCACCCGCCTGCGGGCGCTGTGGACCTCCCATGCCATCGGTGCGTTGAAAGAGGACACCATGCTGGGATTGCTCGGCGAAAAGGATGAACACCTCAGGGTGTGGGGTATCCGCTTTCTCACGGACGCTGTTCCAGTCGACTACATGGGCATGCCACGGCTTCCGGACTCCCCTCAAACACTCCTCTCTGGCACCTTCGAAAAATTCAAGGAACTCGCCCGCACGGACTCCTCCGGGCTGGTGAAGCTGACCCTTGCTTCAGCCCTGCAACGCCTCGGAAAAGAACAGCGTTCGGAACTGGCGGTCCTGCTGGCGGCGGATGCCACCTACGCGGAGGACGCGCAGATGCCATTCATGATCTGGTATGGCATCCTGCCCCTCGCCGGAGGATTCGATCCGGGTGTGCTCGAGAAGATCGCCGCGGTGACCTCCTCCCGGAAACTGGCCAGATGGACTGGCCGCTTCCTGGCGAATCCCGCACCGAATCCGTTCAGGGTCCGGCAGCTCCAGAACCTGCTGGCGGCCCCAATTCCGGCGGAGGTCAGGCCTGCCCTGGTGGCTGGTATTTCCGAAGCGCTCGATGGCGTCAGCAAGGCGGAAGGCCCGGCGAACTGGCGGGATTTCTCCGCAACAGTCACGGACCCGGGGTCCCAAGCCACCATCAAGCGCATCAGCCTTCTTTACGGCGACCGGCAGATCGCGGAATCCCTGCAGGCCACCGTCCGGGATGCGGGTGCGCCGATGGGCGAGCGTCAGGCCGCGCTCGACATCCTGATCGACGCGAAGATCCCGGGGCTGCGCGAACTCTGCGAGTCCGTGCTGGCCACCCCGAAACTCAATGGCAACGCCATCCGCGGCCTCGCCCTGTCCGGAGAAACGGAGGTGGCGAAGCTGCTGGCGGCGAACTTCGGGAAATTCGAACCGGTTTCCCAAGGCCACCTCATCGACGTGCTGACCGGCAGGCCGGACTGGGCGGCGGTGCTTCTGGAGGAAATCGCCGCGGGGCGGATCCCGAAGACGGCCCTCCCCGCGTTCTCCGCACGCCGCATCGTCGCCCTCAAGAATGAATCCCTGACGAAGAAGCTCAATGAAGTGTGGGGCAGCCTGGGCAGTTCGGCGGCGGACAAGACCAAGGAGATCGCCGCGCTGAAAAAGAAACTCACCCCGGAGACACTCGCCGCTGCCGACCTGAAGAACGGACGCCAGCTCTACGCGGGCATCTGCGGTGCCTGCCATACGCTCTATGGAGAGGGCGGAAAGATCGGCCCGGACCTGACCGGCTCCGGCCGCTCGAACCTGGACTACCTCCTGGAGAACATCATCGATCCCAGCGCGGTGGTGAGCGCGGACCACCGCATCACCACGGTGACCCTGGATGACGGGCGGGTCATCAGCGGCACCATCGGCGCGAAGACCGACCGGACCCTCACCCTGAAGTCGCCGGCCGGGGATACCACGCTCGAAATTTCCAGCATCACCAAACAGGAAAGCACCGCAACCTCCCTGATGCCGGAGGGTCTGCTCACCGCCTTCCAGCCGGACCAGGTGCGGGATCTCATCGCCTACCTGATGCACCCGCGGCAGGTGGAGTGA
- a CDS encoding HAD family hydrolase, whose protein sequence is MLYLFDIDGTLVDTSGAGMKSLQDASVLLFGHEGPSLDLAGSTDLGVVALIHAHFGVESTVERVESYFSTYLECLERNLAGGEFPGKVLDGVPEILAELSILPGSSIGLLTGNISGGAASKMRHFGLDHYFPFGAYGCDHADRNLLGPIAVERAFQHTSRTFRPEDIWVIGDTPKDIACAHAIGARCLAVATGRYSVTELSSAGADVAVSSMREALEHLL, encoded by the coding sequence ATGCTCTACCTTTTCGACATTGACGGCACCCTTGTGGATACAAGCGGTGCCGGCATGAAGTCGCTCCAGGACGCGAGCGTACTGCTGTTCGGCCACGAAGGTCCATCACTGGATCTGGCGGGCAGCACGGACCTGGGGGTCGTCGCCCTCATCCACGCCCACTTCGGCGTGGAATCAACCGTTGAACGGGTGGAAAGCTATTTCAGCACCTATCTGGAATGCCTGGAGCGGAACCTGGCCGGCGGGGAGTTCCCCGGAAAGGTGCTGGATGGGGTGCCGGAAATCCTTGCCGAACTTTCCATTCTGCCGGGAAGCAGCATCGGGCTGCTGACGGGAAACATCTCCGGAGGAGCGGCCTCAAAGATGCGCCACTTCGGGCTGGACCACTACTTTCCCTTCGGGGCCTATGGCTGCGACCACGCCGACCGCAACCTCCTCGGCCCCATCGCCGTTGAAAGGGCGTTCCAGCATACGTCGCGGACGTTCCGCCCGGAGGATATCTGGGTCATCGGCGACACTCCGAAGGACATCGCCTGCGCCCATGCCATCGGCGCACGCTGTCTGGCCGTTGCCACGGGCCGCTATTCCGTCACGGAACTATCCTCAGCCGGAGCGGATGTGGCCGTGTCCTCGATGAGGGAGGCGCTGGAGCACCTGCTCTGA
- the ychF gene encoding redox-regulated ATPase YchF has product MLKAGIVGLPNVGKSTLFNAVTRTRKAEAANYPFCTIDPNVGIVSVPDPRLAVLSKISGSHKLVPTAIEFVDIAGLVKGASEGAGLGNQFLANIRETDAIVQVVRCFENDDIIHELGSVDPVRDIEIINAELILADIASLEKRRHSREKKAKGGDKESKKEVELIDILMPHLNEGKPALTLEFSEDDREIIKDFFLLSSKKTIYACNVMEDELATATADPDSNPLVAKVRQFAAEHSGSEAVVISARIEEELSEMPVEEAAEFLAEMGVTDSGVSNLIRGVYHLLGLRTYLTTGVQETRAWTIIAGDKAPAAAGVIHSDFERGFIAAEVVHYDDLVAAGSKSVAKTNGKVRIEGKEYVVKDGDVIEFRFNV; this is encoded by the coding sequence ATGCTCAAGGCCGGAATCGTAGGACTGCCAAACGTCGGGAAATCGACCCTTTTCAATGCCGTGACCCGCACCCGCAAGGCGGAGGCGGCGAACTATCCTTTCTGCACCATCGATCCCAACGTGGGCATCGTCAGCGTGCCGGACCCACGCCTCGCCGTGCTGTCGAAGATTTCCGGCTCCCACAAGCTGGTGCCGACCGCCATCGAGTTCGTTGACATCGCCGGTCTGGTGAAGGGCGCTTCCGAGGGCGCGGGCCTGGGCAACCAGTTCCTCGCCAACATCCGCGAGACGGACGCCATCGTCCAGGTGGTGCGTTGCTTCGAAAATGACGACATCATCCATGAACTCGGCTCCGTCGATCCGGTCCGCGACATCGAGATCATCAACGCCGAGCTGATCCTCGCTGACATCGCTTCGCTCGAAAAGCGCCGCCACTCCCGTGAAAAGAAGGCCAAGGGCGGCGATAAGGAGTCCAAGAAGGAAGTCGAACTCATCGACATCCTCATGCCCCACCTCAACGAGGGCAAACCGGCCCTCACGCTGGAGTTCAGCGAGGATGACCGCGAGATCATCAAGGATTTCTTCCTGCTTTCCTCAAAGAAGACCATCTACGCCTGCAACGTGATGGAAGACGAGCTGGCCACCGCCACCGCTGACCCGGACTCCAATCCGCTGGTCGCAAAGGTCCGTCAGTTCGCCGCGGAGCACAGCGGCTCGGAAGCCGTCGTCATTTCCGCCCGCATCGAGGAAGAACTCAGCGAAATGCCCGTGGAGGAAGCCGCCGAGTTCCTCGCCGAAATGGGCGTGACGGACTCCGGTGTCTCCAACCTCATCCGCGGTGTCTATCACCTGCTGGGCCTGCGCACCTACCTGACTACCGGTGTCCAGGAAACGCGCGCGTGGACGATCATCGCCGGTGACAAGGCCCCCGCCGCAGCAGGCGTCATCCACTCCGACTTCGAGCGTGGCTTCATCGCTGCGGAAGTCGTGCATTATGATGACCTCGTGGCCGCAGGCAGCAAGAGCGTCGCCAAGACAAACGGCAAGGTCCGCATCGAGGGCAAGGAATACGTGGTCAAGGACGGCGACGTGATCGAGTTCCGGTTCAACGTGTGA
- a CDS encoding VOC family protein: MQKVTPFLSFDGCAEEAARYYVSLLPDSRIDRITHSPMETEGGTTGTVLMVEFTLAGTKYLALNTPGFQFTEAVSFLIACETQEETDRLWAALTADGGKEIACGWLKDRWGVFWQVTPTRLMELISDPDRDRARRAMEAMCEMVKIDIAGVEQAAGGR, from the coding sequence ATGCAAAAGGTCACCCCATTCCTCTCCTTCGACGGCTGCGCCGAGGAAGCCGCCCGGTATTACGTCTCGCTGCTGCCAGATTCGCGGATCGACCGGATCACGCATTCGCCGATGGAGACGGAGGGAGGGACAACCGGCACCGTGCTCATGGTCGAGTTCACGCTCGCAGGAACGAAATACCTCGCACTCAATACTCCGGGGTTCCAGTTCACGGAGGCCGTTTCCTTCCTGATCGCCTGTGAAACGCAGGAAGAAACCGACCGACTGTGGGCGGCGCTGACCGCCGATGGAGGGAAGGAAATCGCCTGCGGTTGGCTCAAGGATCGCTGGGGCGTCTTCTGGCAGGTGACGCCCACCCGCCTGATGGAACTCATCAGCGATCCGGACCGTGACCGCGCCCGTCGGGCGATGGAGGCGATGTGCGAGATGGTGAAAATCGACATCGCCGGGGTGGAGCAGGCTGCGGGAGGCAGGTGA
- the infC gene encoding translation initiation factor IF-3, whose product MTRVNDRIRAPKVRVVLANGDQLGVMSSRDALYKAQSLGLDLVEIAGQADPPVCKIIDYGKYKYEQAKLKKQKSKASTRMKEVKFRVGTGQHDYNIKLGRAEGFLDTNHKCRFVLQFRGRENAHKDLGFVVLNRIIEDLKTMAQVDQPPKLNGRAVAMILSPLPQHQRKRKFHLFHGELMEEDDFEDEEGGHAEDDFDDVPDETPDEAPAAEETEEAKN is encoded by the coding sequence ATGACGCGGGTCAACGACCGAATCCGCGCCCCGAAAGTCCGCGTCGTGCTCGCCAATGGCGACCAACTCGGCGTGATGAGTTCGCGCGACGCCCTCTACAAAGCCCAGTCGCTGGGTCTCGACTTGGTCGAGATCGCCGGCCAGGCGGACCCGCCGGTCTGCAAGATCATCGACTACGGCAAGTACAAGTACGAGCAGGCGAAGCTGAAGAAGCAGAAGTCAAAGGCCTCCACCCGGATGAAGGAAGTGAAATTCCGCGTCGGCACCGGCCAGCACGACTACAACATCAAGCTGGGCCGTGCCGAGGGCTTCCTGGACACGAACCACAAGTGCCGCTTCGTCCTCCAGTTCCGTGGCCGTGAGAACGCCCACAAGGACCTCGGGTTCGTGGTGCTCAACCGGATCATCGAAGACCTGAAGACGATGGCCCAGGTGGACCAGCCGCCGAAGCTCAACGGCCGCGCGGTCGCCATGATCCTCTCCCCTCTCCCGCAACACCAACGGAAGCGGAAGTTCCACCTCTTCCACGGCGAGCTGATGGAAGAAGATGACTTCGAGGATGAAGAAGGTGGCCACGCCGAAGATGACTTCGATGATGTTCCGGACGAAACTCCGGACGAGGCACCTGCGGCGGAGGAAACCGAGGAAGCGAAGAACTGA